The DNA segment TCGCAATCTTTTCCTCAAGCTGGTTCTTTATTATCTGAAAGTGTAGCTGGTGCTAATGGCGTTGGTACACCCCTAGTAGAAGAAGATTACGTAGAAATTATCGCCAGTGAGCATTTTATTGAAGGCTTCCATCCTTTTACCTGTCAGGGTATCCCTTTACGTAATGAAAAACAAGAAATTGTGGGAGTATTGAGTATCTCCTCACAACGTCAGGATGCAGGACAACGACTAAAAGAAATTTTATTGTGTGCGTCTCGTGCTGTCGAGGCAGAATTCTTAATAGCAAACCTAGAAAAAGATATTCATAATGTACTAGCCTCTAATCCTGACGACCATCAACCATTAGAAGAACTGCGTCAAGATATCATCCAAGCGCATCATGCTGCGCGCTTAAAATTGGAAGTCAGCTCTCGGATGGTAGCGGTGAATCGCCTAGATTATGCCAAACAGTTACTGCAACAAGCTGAAAAATCAATTCGGATATTTCAACGCCATGCCTCAATTTGGCGTAATTTAGCTTCTAGTGACGTTGCTTCAGTGAAAACTATCTCTCTAACTGACACTATCCAAGATTTTGTGGAGTTACTATCCACGGAAGCTAGCATCCGTAAGATAGAAGTCGTCACTAACTGGCAAGAGCCAATTATAGTCACTACCGAACCAGCAACTCTTTTACGGCGTTTGTTACGTTATTTTTTGCAATCTTTTGATATGGCAGGCAAAGGGGGAACACTAGAGGTGGCTGCTCAAAGGATGGCAAATTCCGAACTTGTCCTAGTGAGTTTTCTGGCTATTGCAGCCTTAAATACATATCCATTAGAGCCAACCCCATTAGTTTTTTCCATACCAATAAAAAATTAATAATTTATGAACACTCTGAATTTAGGAAGAGGAAAGGTTTTAATAGCTGATGATGATGAAGATAGCCGAATGATGCTCTCTTTTGTATTACAGGAAGAGGGGTGGGAAGTCTATGAGGCTTGTAACGGCAAAGAAGCTCTAGAAAAAGTCATTGAAGAGAAACCGGATTTATTGATTTTAGATAATAGAATGCCAGAGTTAAGCGGCGTTGAAGTTTATCAATATCTACAAGCAGAAGGTATTAACATAGCGGTTGTCTTAGCCACAGCATACGGTTATTTGGACGAATTAGCTTCATCCTTGGGGGTGGAGTATTTTATTCATAAACCCTATGAGATTCCCAAGTTACTGAAAATGGTAGAGTCTGCTTACGCTCATTCTCGTAACTAACTTAGTTACTTTCAGGCTGGTGGGAGATTGTCGGGGTCAACACCGAGACTACGCAAATAAGCTGCTAACTGTTCTACACGTTGGCGTTTTTGTTCTAACAGTAATTCAGCTTGTTCTGCCCGTTGATTTAATTCAACCGAGCTTAAGAATCTTTGCCCATCTGGTCGGTAAATTATGCGTAACTTACAAACACCTGAGTATAATCAGGGTGTGTTGAAATTTGTAACAAATATTTATGCCTCCTCGTTGGCCTCGCAAACCCGATCGCAAAGACCCAGAATTTCGCAAGTTAGATGACAGGATGAATTTTGCTGTCCATGTAGCTGTTGCAGCGACGATTAACTCTGGTTTATGGTTTTTCCAAAACATCACCTTAGCTAAATGGGAATGGCTACCATTGCTAACGGCTGGTTGGGTGATTGTATTGTTAGCGCATCTAATTTATATTGTGGCGATCGCTAACTATTCACCTACACCACCTAAATCCACCTGAAGACGGACTGCTAAAGCTAGGGCAATTGTAACCTGTGGCTGTACATTCACCCGTTGAATTGCGCGATAATGATTATTAGCCTGAGAGTTCGCGCTCTTTTTTTATATGGGGTGATTTTTATGGCTAAGACTAATACTACAGAATTGCTAGAGGCCCTAGCGGCGGAAATTGGCGAAAGCGTTTATATAGATATTGCTAAATGGCATCTATATTTAGCTGATGCCAAACTACATACTGTTGTCGCTGAACAGTTATATCCCTTAATTACTTCCAACTCAGTTCATGAAGACAGAGTGATCAAAGTACTAGAATCCATTCCTGTAAAAATTGGCGGTGGTAGGCGAGAACTGCCTTTGATTGACTTATTACCACTGCAATGTCAGGTAAGTCTGGTGGATATTTTAGAAAAATATCAACGCGAAATATAATTCTTTAATTCAGATTATCGCAGCATTTCACTTTTTACACCCCTTAATTGAGGAGGTGAAATCTATGGCTG comes from the Nostoc sp. PCC 7120 = FACHB-418 genome and includes:
- a CDS encoding sigma-54-dependent Fis family transcriptional regulator — translated: MFILENDPLEAGRVYKSTGALPKNILRSTVYRAWERSHLQGANPHALQAEKLSRLETERLVEQQSYLLNVVRPYFQILSQAAGKEPHAVMLGDRQAILLGLTGDAQTINSQSFPQAGSLLSESVAGANGVGTPLVEEDYVEIIASEHFIEGFHPFTCQGIPLRNEKQEIVGVLSISSQRQDAGQRLKEILLCASRAVEAEFLIANLEKDIHNVLASNPDDHQPLEELRQDIIQAHHAARLKLEVSSRMVAVNRLDYAKQLLQQAEKSIRIFQRHASIWRNLASSDVASVKTISLTDTIQDFVELLSTEASIRKIEVVTNWQEPIIVTTEPATLLRRLLRYFLQSFDMAGKGGTLEVAAQRMANSELVLVSFLAIAALNTYPLEPTPLVFSIPIKN
- a CDS encoding DUF3181 family protein encodes the protein MAKTNTTELLEALAAEIGESVYIDIAKWHLYLADAKLHTVVAEQLYPLITSNSVHEDRVIKVLESIPVKIGGGRRELPLIDLLPLQCQVSLVDILEKYQREI
- a CDS encoding response regulator gives rise to the protein MNTLNLGRGKVLIADDDEDSRMMLSFVLQEEGWEVYEACNGKEALEKVIEEKPDLLILDNRMPELSGVEVYQYLQAEGINIAVVLATAYGYLDELASSLGVEYFIHKPYEIPKLLKMVESAYAHSRN